A genomic segment from Mustela lutreola isolate mMusLut2 chromosome 15, mMusLut2.pri, whole genome shotgun sequence encodes:
- the GIP gene encoding gastric inhibitory polypeptide produces the protein MVAVKVFSLLLGSLLLAVVLGEKADGHSRVHAKVSSSRPRGPRYAEGTFISDYSIAMDKIRQQDFVNWLLAQKGKKNDWKHNITQREAGALELAHQSDRKEEEREQQGSLPRNPSDEDLLRDLLIRELLAWMVDQMEVCRRRFQ, from the exons ATGGTGGCTGTAAAGGTCTTCAGTCTGCTGCTGGGGTCCCTGCTCCTGGCAGTGGTGCTCGGAGAAAAGGCAGATGGTCACTCCAG agTCCATGCGAAGGTCAGTAGCTCCCGACCTCGAGGCCCCAGATATGCGGAGGGGACTTTCATCAGCGACTACAGTATAGCCATGGACAAGATCCGCCAGCAAGACTTTGTGAACTGGCTGCTGGcgcagaaggggaagaagaacgA CTGGAAACACAACATCACCCAGAGGGAGGCCGGGGCCCTGGAGCTGGCCCATCAATCtgacaggaaggaggaggagagggagcagcaggg CTCCCTCCCCAGGAACCCCAGTGATGAAGACTTGCTCAGGGATTTACTGATTCGAGAGCTGCTGGCCTGGATGGTGGATCAGATGGAAGTCTGCAGGCGCAG ATTTCAGTGA